The following are from one region of the Paenibacillus sp. JZ16 genome:
- the hemB gene encoding porphobilinogen synthase, giving the protein MSFPIVRHRRLRQNAGIRSMVRETVLHTEDLVQPIFVTYGNGVKSEISSMPGVYHFSLDTLKEEVDEIVSLGIPAVLLFGIPETKDSVGTSGFADDGIVQEATRLIKSWHPDLLVIADTCLCEFTDHGHCGMVHTFERDGHTCGDVLNDESLELLVRTAVSQAKAGADIIAPSNMMDGFVQAIRSGLDEAGFYNVPIMSYSVKYASAFYGPFREAADSAPQFGDRKTYQMDPANVREALREAETDVLEGADMLMVKPAMAYLDVVRLLRDQFDLPIVAYNVSGEYSMIKAAAQQGWISEQAIVMELLTGMKRAGADIIITYFSKDAARWMRS; this is encoded by the coding sequence ATGAGTTTTCCAATCGTACGCCATCGTCGGCTGCGTCAAAATGCCGGCATTCGCAGCATGGTCCGCGAGACCGTGCTTCATACGGAGGATCTGGTTCAGCCGATCTTCGTGACCTATGGCAATGGTGTGAAATCCGAGATTTCCTCCATGCCAGGCGTCTATCATTTTTCGCTTGACACCTTGAAAGAGGAAGTAGACGAAATCGTAAGTCTAGGCATTCCTGCTGTGCTCCTGTTCGGAATCCCCGAGACGAAAGACAGCGTGGGCACATCCGGTTTCGCGGATGACGGGATTGTCCAAGAGGCTACCCGTCTCATCAAGTCGTGGCATCCCGATCTTCTGGTGATTGCTGATACGTGCCTATGCGAATTTACCGACCACGGCCACTGCGGTATGGTGCATACCTTTGAGCGTGACGGCCACACCTGCGGCGATGTATTAAACGACGAGTCGCTGGAGCTGCTCGTTCGTACAGCGGTTTCCCAGGCCAAAGCTGGAGCCGATATTATTGCACCTTCCAATATGATGGATGGTTTTGTCCAAGCCATTCGTTCCGGTCTTGACGAAGCCGGATTTTATAACGTGCCGATCATGTCTTACTCCGTTAAGTACGCTTCGGCCTTTTACGGACCCTTCCGTGAGGCTGCCGATTCCGCTCCGCAATTCGGCGACCGCAAAACTTATCAGATGGATCCGGCCAATGTGAGAGAGGCGCTTCGCGAGGCGGAGACGGACGTGCTGGAAGGCGCCGATATGCTGATGGTGAAACCGGCTATGGCCTACCTTGATGTTGTCAGATTGCTGAGAGACCAGTTTGATCTGCCAATTGTTGCATACAACGTGAGTGGTGAGTATTCCATGATTAAAGCGGCTGCTCAGCAGGGATGGATCAGTGAGCAGGCGATTGTGATGGAGCTGCTGACCGGGATGAAGCGTGCCGGTGCGGACATTATCATTACGTATTTCTCGAAGGACGCAGCACGCTGGATGCGCAGCTAG
- the cobA gene encoding uroporphyrinogen-III C-methyltransferase has product MAGKVYLVGAGPGDARLITIKGKECIEKADVVVYDRLASPRLLRWMKPGAEKVYVGKLPDRHTMKQEQINQLLVDYALEGKTVVRLKGGDPTIFGRVGEEAELLYRNGIMYEIVPGITSAISVPAYAGIPVTHRDHASSLSIITGHESPEKLDRMIQWDKVTNATGTLIFMMGVAKIGYISRQLIKHGRPPETPVALIRWGTRAEQDTLTGTLADIEDRVKAADFQPPAVIVVGQVVLQREHLKWAERLPLFGKRILVTRTRSQASALVSQIEELGGEPYEFPVIETVMPSKSERLAGIQQALDKLSTYDWVFFTSVNGVEFFFRHLKENGRDIRALASARIVAVGPATAHALGKYGVVAEVIKERYQAEGLIDAYGSELQPGQRVLLPRGDLARKWLPEKLTEMGLNVTEAVIYENVLCGEDDDELLKLLEDGGIHAVTFTSSSTVTNLLKVLKGMGVEDPVELLKGSTIACIGPLTAQTAEEAGLHVSLLAEEATVDSLVKALCIWNENDPRRVAP; this is encoded by the coding sequence GGATGAAACCCGGAGCGGAGAAGGTCTATGTAGGCAAGCTTCCGGATCGGCATACGATGAAACAGGAGCAGATCAATCAGCTGCTGGTTGATTATGCTTTGGAAGGCAAGACAGTTGTCCGTTTAAAGGGCGGCGATCCAACGATCTTCGGAAGAGTGGGTGAAGAAGCGGAGCTGTTATACCGTAATGGCATCATGTACGAAATTGTGCCGGGGATCACCTCGGCGATCAGTGTTCCGGCTTATGCCGGGATTCCCGTGACGCATCGTGACCATGCTTCGTCATTATCGATAATTACCGGCCACGAAAGTCCCGAAAAGCTGGACCGAATGATTCAATGGGACAAGGTTACCAATGCAACGGGAACTTTGATTTTTATGATGGGTGTGGCGAAAATCGGTTATATCAGTCGTCAGCTGATCAAGCACGGCCGACCGCCGGAAACCCCGGTGGCACTTATTAGATGGGGAACCCGGGCAGAGCAGGATACGCTGACGGGGACACTGGCGGACATCGAGGACAGAGTCAAGGCAGCGGATTTTCAGCCGCCTGCGGTTATCGTTGTTGGACAGGTGGTGCTTCAGCGGGAGCACCTGAAGTGGGCGGAACGGCTGCCCCTCTTCGGCAAAAGAATACTGGTCACAAGGACGCGAAGCCAGGCCAGTGCTTTGGTATCCCAAATCGAAGAGCTGGGCGGAGAGCCTTATGAGTTTCCCGTCATCGAAACCGTCATGCCTTCGAAGAGCGAGAGGCTTGCCGGAATTCAACAAGCACTGGACAAGCTGAGTACGTATGACTGGGTATTTTTCACCAGCGTGAACGGAGTCGAATTCTTTTTCCGCCACCTGAAGGAGAACGGTCGCGATATTCGCGCCTTAGCCTCTGCGCGCATCGTCGCGGTTGGCCCCGCAACAGCCCATGCTCTTGGAAAATACGGTGTAGTGGCTGAAGTTATCAAAGAACGTTACCAGGCGGAAGGCCTTATCGATGCTTACGGTTCAGAGCTCCAGCCCGGTCAGCGCGTGCTGCTGCCACGCGGCGATCTGGCACGCAAGTGGCTGCCGGAGAAGCTGACGGAAATGGGACTGAACGTGACGGAAGCCGTGATCTATGAGAATGTGTTGTGCGGCGAGGACGATGATGAGCTGCTGAAGCTGCTTGAAGATGGAGGCATTCACGCCGTTACGTTCACCAGTTCATCTACGGTTACCAATCTGCTGAAGGTGCTGAAGGGGATGGGCGTGGAAGATCCAGTCGAACTGTTGAAAGGTTCGACGATTGCTTGCATCGGACCATTAACCGCGCAGACGGCTGAAGAAGCCGGACTGCACGTATCCCTCCTCGCCGAGGAAGCGACGGTCGACAGTCTGGTTAAGGCCTTATGCATTTGGAACGAGAACGATCCACGCCGTGTTGCGCCATAA